The genomic stretch CGGACCGCTGTGGAGCCCCTCATGGTTCGCCGGCAGCAGGGGCGCCGGCGCGCCGCCTTCCACCAGCGAAATCCAGATGCGCAGCGGCCACCGCGGCGCGAAGCCGTTGCGCTGATAGGCAATGTGGCGTCCGTCCGGGGAGAATGCCGGACTGCTCAGCATGACGGTGCGGTCGGCGCCGAACTCGCGCTGCGTGATCAGCGGCCGATCGACGCTGCCATCCAGCGCGCGCCGCCAGATCTCGTCCGGACCGTTGCGGTCGGTGACGTAGGCGAGCGCCGCGCCGTCCGGGGAGAGCGTCGGGTCGGACTCGCTCTGCGGCGTGGCGAACAGCGGCCGGGGGGCGGCGCCGGCGCCAAGCGGGATGCGGACCAGGTCGTAGTCGGGCTCTCCCCGGGTGAAGACGACGCGATCGCCGGCGGCGGAGACCGACGGGAACGATTCGCTGTCGGCGCCGCGCGTCAGCGGCCAGGCGCGATCGGTCTGCAGATCGGCGATCCAGAGGTGCGAGCCCGGCGTCGACAGTGACATCACGCCAAGCGCCACGTGCCGGCTGTCGGCGAACCAGCTCAAGCTGACGTGGCGCGGTCCGGCGTCCGACCACCACTGCAGGCGCCGGCGCGGCTCTCCGCCGGGCAGCGGTACGATCCAGAACTGCCACATCCGGTCTTCGCGCACGCCGGGCACGCCGCACACCGCAATGCTGCGGCCGTCCGGCGAGAACGCCAGGGCGGCGTCGATGAACCGCATCGCGCCGAACGGCTCGTGGCGCCGCGCGGCGCGCTGCACCGCGTCGCTGGACCACGGCGCGCTCCCCTCCGGCGTCGCCAGCCAGAGCGCGGCGGTGCCGATCGTGTCCGCTCGTTCGTCATCCCGCAGGAACGCCAGCGTGCGGCCGTCCGGCGAGATCGCGGCGCGCGTCGCGTTCTCCACCACGACCTGCGGCGCGCCCCCGGCAGCGCCGACCGACCAGATGCCTTCGCGCTGGCGCGCCAGCGACACGTAGTAGAGGCGCTTGCCGTCCGGCGACCAGAACGGGTGCTTGCAGTCGTACGCGGATGCGGTCACCTGCGCCGCGGTATCCGCCGACAGCCGCCGGGTGAAGATCTGGAGCACGCCGCCCACGTCCGCCGCGTAGGCGACGAACTCGCCGTCCGGCGAGATCGCCGGCAGCCCCTCGTATGCCGCGCCGGCGGCGACCGCGCGGAAGCGCACCTGGGAGAGATCCACTGCCGGGCGCTCGCCGTTCAGCCGCCACGCGACGGATACCGCGGCGGCGAGCGCGATCAGCAGGATCACGACCGCGGCGCTCAGACCCGCCATCCACGGCCGGACCGCGCGGCCCGCCGGCGGGCCGGGGCGCTGCGCCTCGGACAGCCGGTCGCGAAGCATGCGCAGATCGCGGGCAAGATCCGCGGTGCTCGCGTACCGATCGGCGGGCAACTTCGCGAGGCAGCGCTCCACGATCCACGACAGGAGAACGGGCGCGTTGGCAACGCGCGCGGTCAGCGGCGGCGGGTCCTCGTTGATCACCGCGTCCAGCGTCGCCGCCGGTGTGCCGCGCCGGAAGAGCGGCTGCCCGGTCGCCATCTCGTGAAGGATCAAGCCGAACGAGAACTGATCGGACCGGTAGTCGGTCGCCCCCCCGCGCGCCTGCTCGGGACTCATGTACGGCACGGTCCCCGAGATCAGTCCCGGTTCGGTCACCGTGTCGCCGTTGAGCGCCGACGGCGGCACGGGCGCGACGGCGGACCCGGTGGGCAGCGCGAGGCCGAAGTCGAGGATCTTCACGCGCCCGCCGCGCGTGATCATGATGTTCTCGGGCTTCAGGTCGCGATGGACGATGCCGGCGGCGTGCGCCTCGGCGAGGCCGTCCGCGATCTGGGCGGCGACGTCGAGCAGCCGCTTGAGCGGCACCGGACCCGCGCGCAGCTCGTCGCGCAGCGACGGTCCGTCGATCAGCTCGGTGACGATGTACGGTGCCGGGCCGTCGACGCCGGCGTCGAAGACGGTGAGGATGTTGGGATGGTTGAGCGCGCTGGCGGCGCGCGCCTCGGCGACGAAGCGGCGGAGGCGATCGGGATCCGCGCCCGAGTGCTCGCGCAGGACCTTGAGCGCCACCTCGCGGTGCAGCCGCGGGTCCCACGCGCGATAGACCTCGCCCATGCCGCCGCTGCCGAGCGGTCCGAGGACTTCGTACGGCGCAAACCGTGCCGTCTCGCCGGAAGGACCGATCGGCATCGCGGGCGACCCGGAGCAATTCTATACAGTCAGATGCCCGCAGCGAGACGGGGAACTCGCGGGCCCCCCGCGGGACCCGTGAGCTCGAGCAGCCGCCGAGGCGCCGTCACCGGGCCGGAGCGCCGTGCTTCCTGCCCGACTCGACCCGGATGGCGGTCGCCACGTTCGTCTTGCCGTCTTCGCGATAGCGGACGGACACCGGTGCGCCGGCCGCGATCGTGCCGTCCTTCTGCGTCGCGCCGTTGACGGCGAAGGTCATGTCCGAGTGGTTCCTGCCGGCGCGTGTGATCACCAGCGTCTTGTCGTCGACCGACTTCACCGTCCCGCGGGTGGCGTGCGTGGCCACGCTCGCCTTCTGTGCCGGCTTCGCCGCGCCCTTCTGGACCGGCGCCGGCGACGCGAAACCCGCCAGCGGCACCAGGCTCAGCGCGCCGACCATCATCGCCATCGTAATCTGTCTCTTCATGAGTCCTCCTATCCGCGTGTCGTCTGTCCCTATTGGACCCGACGCGCGTGAGGAGGCCCTGAGCGGCGGATTAAGTTCACTTAACCTGCCGCGGCAGCGTCACTGTGAACGTGGCCCCCTCG from Vicinamibacterales bacterium encodes the following:
- a CDS encoding protein kinase; protein product: MPIGPSGETARFAPYEVLGPLGSGGMGEVYRAWDPRLHREVALKVLREHSGADPDRLRRFVAEARAASALNHPNILTVFDAGVDGPAPYIVTELIDGPSLRDELRAGPVPLKRLLDVAAQIADGLAEAHAAGIVHRDLKPENIMITRGGRVKILDFGLALPTGSAVAPVPPSALNGDTVTEPGLISGTVPYMSPEQARGGATDYRSDQFSFGLILHEMATGQPLFRRGTPAATLDAVINEDPPPLTARVANAPVLLSWIVERCLAKLPADRYASTADLARDLRMLRDRLSEAQRPGPPAGRAVRPWMAGLSAAVVILLIALAAAVSVAWRLNGERPAVDLSQVRFRAVAAGAAYEGLPAISPDGEFVAYAADVGGVLQIFTRRLSADTAAQVTASAYDCKHPFWSPDGKRLYYVSLARQREGIWSVGAAGGAPQVVVENATRAAISPDGRTLAFLRDDERADTIGTAALWLATPEGSAPWSSDAVQRAARRHEPFGAMRFIDAALAFSPDGRSIAVCGVPGVREDRMWQFWIVPLPGGEPRRRLQWWSDAGPRHVSLSWFADSRHVALGVMSLSTPGSHLWIADLQTDRAWPLTRGADSESFPSVSAAGDRVVFTRGEPDYDLVRIPLGAGAAPRPLFATPQSESDPTLSPDGAALAYVTDRNGPDEIWRRALDGSVDRPLITQREFGADRTVMLSSPAFSPDGRHIAYQRNGFAPRWPLRIWISLVEGGAPAPLLPANHEGLHSGPTWSPDGQWIAFAQWTGGQWQLAKVRVGSGDAPIVLRRDGVANAAPHWSRGTPEWITWETAAGLMLVSPDGTRQRELSKEQWLVHTWSHDGRQLLGIRQSDDRRLMLVGLAVESGRETVLADLGASIAFNNPVKGLTLTDGGRAVATALVRPRGDIWLAEGIRIRIEKP